One genomic window of Bactrocera dorsalis isolate Fly_Bdor chromosome 4, ASM2337382v1, whole genome shotgun sequence includes the following:
- the LOC105225898 gene encoding inosine-uridine preferring nucleoside hydrolase isoform X1, which produces MEKNITKMGRYVVFDCDVGNDDAWGLMMLIKAEEAFKRRVELADSPAKFEIIGITCVQGNTNVDQAVVNTLRVLKAASREDLPVYKGCSTPIIQNRWENPENFHGKDGFGEVQHETRVNLDLVRPEHAVNAMYDIVCKHPKMVDFLLVGPLTNFAMCINMYGSEFLDKVGKTYIMGGNHRAKGNITKSAEFNFMMDPEAAHIVLAHVYSPITILPWETCIDGDFDITLDWRLNVLGSIQSPFIELLNLVERAIFVPKGIERWLVCDAVVVAAYLFPHLTVKQSRPYHATVELTGTHTRGQMVLDHLKQQKDNVNIIMEVDGEQYKNIIAWTAGLEGIDLDSELGRVS; this is translated from the exons ATGGAAA AAAACATTACCAAAATGGGCCGTTACGTAGTGTTCGATTGTGATGTCGGCAACGATGATGCATGGGGTCTGATGATGCTCATCAAAGCTGAAGAAGCTTTTAAAAGACGTGTTGAACTAGCGGACTCTCCAGCAAAGTTTGAAATCATTGGCATTACATGCGTGCAGGGAAACACCAATGTCGACCAAGCGGTGGTAAATACACTCAGAGTGCTGAAGGCAGCCAGTAGAGAGGAT TTACCGGTATATAAAGGTTGCAGTACACCAATCATACAAAATCGTTGGGAGAACCCAGAAAATTTTCATGGAAAGGATGGGTTCGGTGAAGTGCAGCATGAAACACGGGTCAATTTGGATCTGGTGCGGCCGGAGCATGCAGTGAATGCAATGTATGATATTGTTTGTAAG CATCCAAAAATGGTTGATTTCTTGTTGGTGGGTCCACTTACCAACTTTGCCATGTGTATCAATATGTATGGTTCAGAGTTCTTAGATAAAGTTGGTAAAACCTATATTATGGGCGGCAATCACAGAG CCAAAGGCAACATAACTAAAAGTGCCGAGTTCAATTTCATGATGGATCCAGAGGCTGCACATATTGTTTTAGCTCATGTATATAGTCCAATAACAATACTTCCTTGGGAAACATGCATCGACGGCGATTTTGATATAACACTT GACTGGCGCTTGAATGTCCTCGGTTCGATTCAGAGTCCTTTCATCGAATTGCTGAACCTCGTGGAACGTGCTATTTTTGTACCCAAAGGTATCGAACGTTGGCTGGTTTGTGACGCTGTAGTCGTCGCAGCCTATCTATTTCCACATTTAACGGTAAAACAGAGCCGCCCCTATCACGCAACGGTTGAATTGACTGGCACTCACACGAGGGGCCAAATGGTTCTCGATCACTTAAAACAGCAAAAGGATAATGTGAATATTATTATGGAAGTGGATGgtgaacaatataaaaatattattgcgtgGACCGCGGGGCTGGAAGGTATAGATCTGGACTCGGAGTTAGGTAGAGTTTCGTAA
- the LOC105225898 gene encoding pyrimidine-specific ribonucleoside hydrolase RihA isoform X3, translated as MEKTITKMGRYVVFDCDVGNDDAWGLMMLIKAEEAFKRRVELTDSPAKFEIIGITCVQGNSNVDQGVINTLRVLKAANREDLPVYKGCSAPIIQNRWENPGNYHGKDGFGEVQHKTPVNLDLVRPEHAVNAMYDFVCKHPKNVDFLLMGPLTNFAMCINMYGSEFLDKVGKIHIMGGNHKGRGNTTKSAEFNFKMDPEAAHIVLAHVDCSITIIPWETCIEGDFDITLDWRLNVLGSIQSPFIELLNLVERAIFVPKGIERWLVCDAVVVAAYLFPHLTVKQSRPYHATVELTGTHTRGQMVLDHLKQQKDNVNIIMEVDGEQYKNIIAWTAGLEGIDLDSELGRVS; from the exons ATGGAAA AAACCATTACCAAAATGGGCCGTTACGTAGTGTTCGATTGTGATGTCGGCAACGATGATGCATGGGGTCTGATGATGCTCATCAAAGCTGAAGAAGCTTTTAAAAGACGTGTTGAACTAACGGATTCTCCAGCAAAGTTTGAAATCATTGGCATTACATGCGTGCAGGGAAATAGCAATGTCGACCAAGGTGTAATAAATACACTCAGAGTGCTGAAGGCAGCCAATAGAGAGGAT TTACCGGTATATAAAGGTTGCAGTGCACCAATCATACAAAATCGTTGGGAGAACCCTGGAAATTATCATGGAAAGGATGGGTTCGGTGAAGTGCAGCATAAGACGCCAGTCAATTTAGATCTGGTGCGTCCGGAACATGCAGTCAATGCGATGTACGATTTTGTTTGTAAG CACCCGAAAAATGTTGACTTCTTGTTGATGGGTCCACTTACCAACTTTGCCATGTGTATCAATATGTATGGTTCAGAGTTCTTAGATAAAGTTGGTAAAATTCATATTATGGGTGGCAACCACAAAG gCAGAGGCAACACAACAAAAAGTGCCGAGTTCAATTTCAAGATGGATCCTGAAGCTGCACATATTGTTTTAGCTCATGTAGATTGTTCAATAACAATAATTCCTTGGGAAACTTGCATCGAGGGCGATTTTGATATAacactt GACTGGCGCTTGAATGTCCTCGGTTCGATTCAGAGTCCTTTCATCGAATTGCTGAACCTCGTGGAACGTGCTATTTTTGTACCCAAAGGTATCGAACGTTGGCTGGTTTGTGACGCTGTAGTCGTCGCAGCCTATCTATTTCCACATTTAACGGTAAAACAGAGCCGCCCCTATCACGCAACGGTTGAATTGACTGGCACTCACACGAGGGGCCAAATGGTTCTCGATCACTTAAAACAGCAAAAGGATAATGTGAATATTATTATGGAAGTGGATGgtgaacaatataaaaatattattgcgtgGACCGCGGGGCTGGAAGGTATAGATCTGGACTCGGAGTTAGGTAGAGTTTCGTAA
- the LOC105225901 gene encoding uncharacterized protein LOC105225901 — MSAQNRFVILDCDGGSDDAWALMLLLKAAAQQHVTLLAVTICGCGNTDLRNAARNMYRILKAYNRTEIPIYYGASQSLIPPIAPLDDNKYFHGRDGFGDILPLEIDYKLDEVVQKEHAVVAINRICTEHPKKVTIIGVGPLTNIALCYSMFGDGFANAVKDFYLMGGNHQGVGNCTRCAEFNFYADPEAAHAVLARTKCPITILPWEPCMEDRFFICINWRLDELGALAANTCSAIDIMNKVERAQWLPSSFKSWIPCDALIVAAFLFESVLVRKKSSWHATVDLTGHTRGQMILDHLQEVDKFPKNVDVIELLDADAFKKIARWAVGLYDEFVVEHSNGNGVL, encoded by the exons ATGTCGGCACAAAATCGCTTTGTTATTTTGGATTGCGATGGCGGCAGCGACGATGCCTGGGCCTTGATGCTGCTGCTCAAGGCTGCCGCCCAGCAACACGTCACGCTATTGGCGGTGACTATATGTGGTTGTGGCAATACCGATCTGCGTAATGCGGCGCGCAACATGTATCGCATATTGAAGGCCTACAATAGGACTGAG ATACCCATTTATTATGGCGCTTCCCAGTCGCTTATACCACCCATCGCACCGCTCGATGATAACAAGTATTTTCATGGCCGCGACGGTTTCGGCGACATATTGCCCCTGGAGATAGACTACAAATTGGATGAGGTGGTGCAAAAAGAGCACGCTGTGGTGGCTATAAATAGAATTTGCACTGAG catCCCAAAAAAGTAACCATAATTGGCGTGGGGCCATTAACGAATATTGCGCTTTGCTACTCTATGTTCGGTGATGGGTTCGCGAATGCAGTTAAGGACTTTTATCTAATGGGCGGCAATCATCAAg GCGTTGGCAATTGCACTCGCTGTGCCGAATTCAATTTCTATGCAGATCCCGAAGCAGCGCATGCCGTACTCGCTAGAACCAAGTGTCCCATCACCATACTGCCCTGGGAACCCTGTATGGAAGATCGATTTTTTATATGCATT AATTGGCGCTTGGACGAACTCGGCGCATTGGCCGCCAACACTTGCTCCGCCATCGACATTATGAACAAGGTGGAGCGCGCTCAATGGTTGCCGTCGAGTTTCAAAAGCTGGATCCCGTGTGATGCCCTGATTGTGGCTGCTTTTCTCTTTGAAAGCGTTCTCGTGCGGAAGAAAAGCAGTTGGCATGCGACGGTGGATTTAACGGGTCACACACGTGGTCAAATGATTTTGGATCACTTGCAAGAGGTGGATAAGTTTCCAAAAAACGTAGACGTTATTGAATTGTTGGATGCAGacgctttcaaaaaaattgccCGATGGGCAGTGGGTTTGTACGACGAGTTCGTAGTCGAGCATAGCAATGGGAATGGAGTATTGTAA
- the LOC105225898 gene encoding pyrimidine-specific ribonucleoside hydrolase RihA isoform X2 — MEKTITKMGRYVVFDCDVGNDDAWGLMMLIKAEEAFKRRVELTDSPAKFEIIGITCVQGNSNVDQGVINTLRVLKAANREDLPVYKGCSAPIIQNRWENPGNYHGKDGFGEVQHKTPVNLDLVRPEHAVNAMYDFVCKHPKNVDFLLMGPLTNFAMCINMYGSEFLDKVGKIHIMGGNHKGRGNTTKSAEFNFKMDPEAAHIVLAHVDCSITIIPWETCIEGDFDITLDWRLNVLGSIQSPFIELLNLVERAIFIPKGVKHWLVSDAVAVATYLFPHLMAKQSRLYHATVELTGNHTRGQMVLDHLKQQKDNVNIIMEVDGEQYKNIIAWTAGLSGIDMASELARVS; from the exons ATGGAAA AAACCATTACCAAAATGGGCCGTTACGTAGTGTTCGATTGTGATGTCGGCAACGATGATGCATGGGGTCTGATGATGCTCATCAAAGCTGAAGAAGCTTTTAAAAGACGTGTTGAACTAACGGATTCTCCAGCAAAGTTTGAAATCATTGGCATTACATGCGTGCAGGGAAATAGCAATGTCGACCAAGGTGTAATAAATACACTCAGAGTGCTGAAGGCAGCCAATAGAGAGGAT TTACCGGTATATAAAGGTTGCAGTGCACCAATCATACAAAATCGTTGGGAGAACCCTGGAAATTATCATGGAAAGGATGGGTTCGGTGAAGTGCAGCATAAGACGCCAGTCAATTTAGATCTGGTGCGTCCGGAACATGCAGTCAATGCGATGTACGATTTTGTTTGTAAG CACCCGAAAAATGTTGACTTCTTGTTGATGGGTCCACTTACCAACTTTGCCATGTGTATCAATATGTATGGTTCAGAGTTCTTAGATAAAGTTGGTAAAATTCATATTATGGGTGGCAACCACAAAG gCAGAGGCAACACAACAAAAAGTGCCGAGTTCAATTTCAAGATGGATCCTGAAGCTGCACATATTGTTTTAGCTCATGTAGATTGTTCAATAACAATAATTCCTTGGGAAACTTGCATCGAGGGCGATTTTGATATAacactt GATTGGCGTTTGAATGTCCTCGGTTCGATTCAGAGTCCTTTCATCGAATTGCTGAATCTTGTGGAGCGTGCTATTTTTATACCCAAAGGTGTTAAACACTGGCTGGTTTCTGATGCTGTAGCCGTCGCAACCTATCTATTTCCACATTTGATGGCAAAGCAGAGCCGACTCTATCACGCAACCGTTGAATTGACTGGCAATCACACACGTGGTCAAATGGTTCTCGATCACTTGAAACAGCAAAAGGATAATGTGAATATTATTATGGAAGTGGATGgtgaacaatataaaaatattattgcgtgGACCGCGGGACTGAGTGGTATAGATATGGCCTCGGAGTTAGCTAGAGTTTCGTAG
- the LOC105225898 gene encoding inosine-uridine preferring nucleoside hydrolase isoform X6, with translation MGRYVVFDCDVGNDDAWGLMMLIKAEEAFKRRVELADSPAKFEIIGITCVQGNTNVDQAVVNTLRVLKAASREDLPVYKGCSTPIIQNRWENPENFHGKDGFGEVQHETRVNLDLVRPEHAVNAMYDIVCKHPKMVDFLLVGPLTNFAMCINMYGSEFLDKVGKTYIMGGNHRAKGNITKSAEFNFMMDPEAAHIVLAHVYSPITILPWETCIDGDFDITLDWRLNVLGSIQSPFIELLNLVERAIFVPKGIERWLVCDAVVVAAYLFPHLTVKQSRPYHATVELTGTHTRGQMVLDHLKQQKDNVNIIMEVDGEQYKNIIAWTAGLEGIDLDSELGRVS, from the exons ATGGGCCGTTACGTAGTGTTCGATTGTGATGTCGGCAACGATGATGCATGGGGTCTGATGATGCTCATCAAAGCTGAAGAAGCTTTTAAAAGACGTGTTGAACTAGCGGACTCTCCAGCAAAGTTTGAAATCATTGGCATTACATGCGTGCAGGGAAACACCAATGTCGACCAAGCGGTGGTAAATACACTCAGAGTGCTGAAGGCAGCCAGTAGAGAGGAT TTACCGGTATATAAAGGTTGCAGTACACCAATCATACAAAATCGTTGGGAGAACCCAGAAAATTTTCATGGAAAGGATGGGTTCGGTGAAGTGCAGCATGAAACACGGGTCAATTTGGATCTGGTGCGGCCGGAGCATGCAGTGAATGCAATGTATGATATTGTTTGTAAG CATCCAAAAATGGTTGATTTCTTGTTGGTGGGTCCACTTACCAACTTTGCCATGTGTATCAATATGTATGGTTCAGAGTTCTTAGATAAAGTTGGTAAAACCTATATTATGGGCGGCAATCACAGAG CCAAAGGCAACATAACTAAAAGTGCCGAGTTCAATTTCATGATGGATCCAGAGGCTGCACATATTGTTTTAGCTCATGTATATAGTCCAATAACAATACTTCCTTGGGAAACATGCATCGACGGCGATTTTGATATAACACTT GACTGGCGCTTGAATGTCCTCGGTTCGATTCAGAGTCCTTTCATCGAATTGCTGAACCTCGTGGAACGTGCTATTTTTGTACCCAAAGGTATCGAACGTTGGCTGGTTTGTGACGCTGTAGTCGTCGCAGCCTATCTATTTCCACATTTAACGGTAAAACAGAGCCGCCCCTATCACGCAACGGTTGAATTGACTGGCACTCACACGAGGGGCCAAATGGTTCTCGATCACTTAAAACAGCAAAAGGATAATGTGAATATTATTATGGAAGTGGATGgtgaacaatataaaaatattattgcgtgGACCGCGGGGCTGGAAGGTATAGATCTGGACTCGGAGTTAGGTAGAGTTTCGTAA
- the LOC105225898 gene encoding pyrimidine-specific ribonucleoside hydrolase RihA isoform X4, which yields MEKTITKMGRYVVFDCDVGNDDAWGLMMLIKAEEAFKRRVELTDSPAKFEIIGITCVQGNSNVDQGVINTLRVLKAANREDLPVYKGCSAPIIQNRWENPGNYHGKDGFGEVQHKTPVNLDLVRPEHAVNAMYDFVCKHPKNVDFLLMGPLTNFAMCINMYGSEFLDKVGKIHIMGGNHKGRGNTTKSAEFNFKMDPEAAHIVLAHVDCSITIIPWETCIEGDFDITLDWRLNVLGSIQSPFIELLNLVERAIFIPKGIERWLVCDAVVVAAYLFPHLTVKQSRPYHATVELTGTHTRGQMVLDHLKQQKDNVNIIMEVDGEQYKNIIAWTAGLEGIDLDSELGRVS from the exons ATGGAAA AAACCATTACCAAAATGGGCCGTTACGTAGTGTTCGATTGTGATGTCGGCAACGATGATGCATGGGGTCTGATGATGCTCATCAAAGCTGAAGAAGCTTTTAAAAGACGTGTTGAACTAACGGATTCTCCAGCAAAGTTTGAAATCATTGGCATTACATGCGTGCAGGGAAATAGCAATGTCGACCAAGGTGTAATAAATACACTCAGAGTGCTGAAGGCAGCCAATAGAGAGGAT TTACCGGTATATAAAGGTTGCAGTGCACCAATCATACAAAATCGTTGGGAGAACCCTGGAAATTATCATGGAAAGGATGGGTTCGGTGAAGTGCAGCATAAGACGCCAGTCAATTTAGATCTGGTGCGTCCGGAACATGCAGTCAATGCGATGTACGATTTTGTTTGTAAG CACCCGAAAAATGTTGACTTCTTGTTGATGGGTCCACTTACCAACTTTGCCATGTGTATCAATATGTATGGTTCAGAGTTCTTAGATAAAGTTGGTAAAATTCATATTATGGGTGGCAACCACAAAG gCAGAGGCAACACAACAAAAAGTGCCGAGTTCAATTTCAAGATGGATCCTGAAGCTGCACATATTGTTTTAGCTCATGTAGATTGTTCAATAACAATAATTCCTTGGGAAACTTGCATCGAGGGCGATTTTGATATAacactt GATTGGCGTTTGAATGTCCTCGGTTCGATTCAGAGTCCTTTCATCGAATTGCTGAATCTTGTGGAGCGTGCTATTTTTATACCCAAAG GTATCGAACGTTGGCTGGTTTGTGACGCTGTAGTCGTCGCAGCCTATCTATTTCCACATTTAACGGTAAAACAGAGCCGCCCCTATCACGCAACGGTTGAATTGACTGGCACTCACACGAGGGGCCAAATGGTTCTCGATCACTTAAAACAGCAAAAGGATAATGTGAATATTATTATGGAAGTGGATGgtgaacaatataaaaatattattgcgtgGACCGCGGGGCTGGAAGGTATAGATCTGGACTCGGAGTTAGGTAGAGTTTCGTAA
- the LOC105225898 gene encoding pyrimidine-specific ribonucleoside hydrolase RihA isoform X5 produces MEKTITKMGRYVVFDCDVGNDDAWGLMMLIKAEEAFKRRVELTDSPAKFEIIGITCVQGNSNVDQGVINTLRVLKAANREDLPVYKGCSAPIIQNRWENPGNYHGKDGFGEVQHKTPVNLDLVRPEHAVNAMYDFVCKHPKNVDFLLMGPLTNFAMCINMYGSEFLDKVGKIHIMGGNHKGRGNTTKSAEFNFKMDPEAAHIVLAHVDCSITIIPWETCIEGDFDITLDWRLNVLGSIQSPFIELLNLVERAIFIPKGVKHWLVSDAVAVATYLFPHLMAKQSRLYHATVELTGNHTRGQMVLDHLKQQKDNVNIIMEVDGEQYKNIIAWTAGLSGIDLDSELGRVS; encoded by the exons ATGGAAA AAACCATTACCAAAATGGGCCGTTACGTAGTGTTCGATTGTGATGTCGGCAACGATGATGCATGGGGTCTGATGATGCTCATCAAAGCTGAAGAAGCTTTTAAAAGACGTGTTGAACTAACGGATTCTCCAGCAAAGTTTGAAATCATTGGCATTACATGCGTGCAGGGAAATAGCAATGTCGACCAAGGTGTAATAAATACACTCAGAGTGCTGAAGGCAGCCAATAGAGAGGAT TTACCGGTATATAAAGGTTGCAGTGCACCAATCATACAAAATCGTTGGGAGAACCCTGGAAATTATCATGGAAAGGATGGGTTCGGTGAAGTGCAGCATAAGACGCCAGTCAATTTAGATCTGGTGCGTCCGGAACATGCAGTCAATGCGATGTACGATTTTGTTTGTAAG CACCCGAAAAATGTTGACTTCTTGTTGATGGGTCCACTTACCAACTTTGCCATGTGTATCAATATGTATGGTTCAGAGTTCTTAGATAAAGTTGGTAAAATTCATATTATGGGTGGCAACCACAAAG gCAGAGGCAACACAACAAAAAGTGCCGAGTTCAATTTCAAGATGGATCCTGAAGCTGCACATATTGTTTTAGCTCATGTAGATTGTTCAATAACAATAATTCCTTGGGAAACTTGCATCGAGGGCGATTTTGATATAacactt GATTGGCGTTTGAATGTCCTCGGTTCGATTCAGAGTCCTTTCATCGAATTGCTGAATCTTGTGGAGCGTGCTATTTTTATACCCAAAGGTGTTAAACACTGGCTGGTTTCTGATGCTGTAGCCGTCGCAACCTATCTATTTCCACATTTGATGGCAAAGCAGAGCCGACTCTATCACGCAACCGTTGAATTGACTGGCAATCACACACGTGGTCAAATGGTTCTCGATCACTTGAAACAGCAAAAGGATAATGTGAATATTATTATGGAAGTGGATGgtgaacaatataaaaatattattgcgtgGACCGCGGGACTGAGTG GTATAGATCTGGACTCGGAGTTAGGTAGAGTTTCGTAA